Proteins encoded within one genomic window of Ranitomeya variabilis isolate aRanVar5 chromosome 4, aRanVar5.hap1, whole genome shotgun sequence:
- the LDLRAD2 gene encoding low-density lipoprotein receptor class A domain-containing protein 2 isoform X1, producing MKHKTREQRGSSCKRQRPVGSIVPSEEPDSAADTVSGARMRTPRPLPPLCLLLMTMAPSHCLQTVSMVDFCGQTVGGDGMIVRSHADSRKYYFVAMGTDCHVTMRAATLKDKVQFQFRFFLVYSLLRMSNGSARASPSLDTPRPPGAHSDPCNAGSYIQFYDGRDLHAEPLGFPLCGKTIPRPVLSTGAHLTLRLVTRGQQPRVDFVGDFTSFRVGFNASECRSEPYFSCHNGKCVPDSLVCDPQGIDNCGDGSDQASGPPANCVSTDRSGGPGTIGTRTPAEAKNPGTTSVPDLQLLVGNLTCGNEANQKPLVPEVVQPHGSSLERRSYASFHYLYIILGFVVGVALLFWCCWSPGWFLWRVGVCRFIPCCNSFCASCHLCTRSCILQDKVRPCKVTPQDTVPTEPVSFSPMGATAGQGP from the exons ATGAAACACAAAACCAGGGAACAAAGAGGCTCATCCTGCAAACGGCAGCGACCTGTGGGGTCCATTGTACCCAGCGAGGAGCCGGACTCTGCTGCCGACACTGTGAGCGGAGCCAGgatgaggacgccacggccgctgcCACCGCTATGCCTGCTGCTGATGACCATGGCTCCTAGCCACTGCCTGCAGACAG TCAGCATGGTGGACTTCTGCGGACAGACCGTCGGGGGAGATGGGATGATCGTCCGCTCACACGCCGACTCTCGGAAATACTACTTTGTGGCTATGGGCACCGACTGCCACGTGACCATGCGGGCGGCCACCCTGAAGGACAAGGTCCAGTTCCAGTTCCGCTTCTTCCTGGTGTACAGCCTCCTGCGGATGTCCAATGGCAGCGCCCGCGCTTCACCCTCCCTGGACACCCCGCGGCCCCCAGGAGCCCACAGTGACCCCTGTAATGCCGGTTCCTACATCCAGTTCTACGACGGCAGAGACCTCCATGCAGAGCCGTTGGGCTTCCCACTCTGTGGTAAAACGATCCCCAGGCCCGTCCTGTCCACCGGAGCCCACCTGACTCTGCGCCTGGTGACCCGCGGGCAGCAGCCCAGAGTGGACTTTGTGGGGGACTTCACCTCCTTCCGAGTAG GCTTCAACGCCTCGGAGTGCCGGTCGGAGCCGTATTTCTCCTGCCACAATGGTAAATGTGTCCCAGACAGCCTGGTGTGTGACCCGCAGGGCATCGATAACTGTGGAGACGGCAGCGATCAGGCCAGCGGCCCCCCGGCCAACTGCGTCTCCACCGACAGAAGCGGCGGCCCAG GTACCATCGGCACCAGAACTCCGGCTGAAGCCAAAAACCCTGGCACGACTTCTGTACCAGATCTGCAGTTGCTGGTGGGAAATCTCACCTGTGGGAATGAGGCCAACCAGAAGCCGCTTGTTCCAGAAGTTGTCCAACCTCACGGCTCCAGCTTAG AGCGGAGATCCTATGCCTCCTTCCACTACCTGTACATCATCCTGGGCTTCGTGGTCGGCGTCGCTCTCTTGTTCTGGTGTTGCTGGTCTCCGGGCTGGTTCCTCTGGAGAGTCGGCGTCTGCAGGTTCATTCCCTGCTGCAACTCGTTCTGCGCCTCCTGTCACCTCTGCACTCGCAGCTGCATCTTACAGGACAAGGTGCGACCCTGTAAAGTCACCCCTCAGGACACAGTCCCTACAGAGCCGGTGAGTTTCTCACCTATGGGGGCCACTGCGGGGCAGGGGCCGTGA
- the LDLRAD2 gene encoding low-density lipoprotein receptor class A domain-containing protein 2 isoform X2, translated as MTMTSRRSFSAQHLWNRSAEYSAEEIRTSEVSMVDFCGQTVGGDGMIVRSHADSRKYYFVAMGTDCHVTMRAATLKDKVQFQFRFFLVYSLLRMSNGSARASPSLDTPRPPGAHSDPCNAGSYIQFYDGRDLHAEPLGFPLCGKTIPRPVLSTGAHLTLRLVTRGQQPRVDFVGDFTSFRVGFNASECRSEPYFSCHNGKCVPDSLVCDPQGIDNCGDGSDQASGPPANCVSTDRSGGPGTIGTRTPAEAKNPGTTSVPDLQLLVGNLTCGNEANQKPLVPEVVQPHGSSLERRSYASFHYLYIILGFVVGVALLFWCCWSPGWFLWRVGVCRFIPCCNSFCASCHLCTRSCILQDKVRPCKVTPQDTVPTEPVSFSPMGATAGQGP; from the exons atgaccatgacgtcacgaaggtccttctcggcacagcatctttggaaccggagcgccgagtacagcgccgaggagatccggacatcagagg TCAGCATGGTGGACTTCTGCGGACAGACCGTCGGGGGAGATGGGATGATCGTCCGCTCACACGCCGACTCTCGGAAATACTACTTTGTGGCTATGGGCACCGACTGCCACGTGACCATGCGGGCGGCCACCCTGAAGGACAAGGTCCAGTTCCAGTTCCGCTTCTTCCTGGTGTACAGCCTCCTGCGGATGTCCAATGGCAGCGCCCGCGCTTCACCCTCCCTGGACACCCCGCGGCCCCCAGGAGCCCACAGTGACCCCTGTAATGCCGGTTCCTACATCCAGTTCTACGACGGCAGAGACCTCCATGCAGAGCCGTTGGGCTTCCCACTCTGTGGTAAAACGATCCCCAGGCCCGTCCTGTCCACCGGAGCCCACCTGACTCTGCGCCTGGTGACCCGCGGGCAGCAGCCCAGAGTGGACTTTGTGGGGGACTTCACCTCCTTCCGAGTAG GCTTCAACGCCTCGGAGTGCCGGTCGGAGCCGTATTTCTCCTGCCACAATGGTAAATGTGTCCCAGACAGCCTGGTGTGTGACCCGCAGGGCATCGATAACTGTGGAGACGGCAGCGATCAGGCCAGCGGCCCCCCGGCCAACTGCGTCTCCACCGACAGAAGCGGCGGCCCAG GTACCATCGGCACCAGAACTCCGGCTGAAGCCAAAAACCCTGGCACGACTTCTGTACCAGATCTGCAGTTGCTGGTGGGAAATCTCACCTGTGGGAATGAGGCCAACCAGAAGCCGCTTGTTCCAGAAGTTGTCCAACCTCACGGCTCCAGCTTAG AGCGGAGATCCTATGCCTCCTTCCACTACCTGTACATCATCCTGGGCTTCGTGGTCGGCGTCGCTCTCTTGTTCTGGTGTTGCTGGTCTCCGGGCTGGTTCCTCTGGAGAGTCGGCGTCTGCAGGTTCATTCCCTGCTGCAACTCGTTCTGCGCCTCCTGTCACCTCTGCACTCGCAGCTGCATCTTACAGGACAAGGTGCGACCCTGTAAAGTCACCCCTCAGGACACAGTCCCTACAGAGCCGGTGAGTTTCTCACCTATGGGGGCCACTGCGGGGCAGGGGCCGTGA
- the LDLRAD2 gene encoding low-density lipoprotein receptor class A domain-containing protein 2 isoform X3: MVDFCGQTVGGDGMIVRSHADSRKYYFVAMGTDCHVTMRAATLKDKVQFQFRFFLVYSLLRMSNGSARASPSLDTPRPPGAHSDPCNAGSYIQFYDGRDLHAEPLGFPLCGKTIPRPVLSTGAHLTLRLVTRGQQPRVDFVGDFTSFRVGFNASECRSEPYFSCHNGKCVPDSLVCDPQGIDNCGDGSDQASGPPANCVSTDRSGGPGTIGTRTPAEAKNPGTTSVPDLQLLVGNLTCGNEANQKPLVPEVVQPHGSSLERRSYASFHYLYIILGFVVGVALLFWCCWSPGWFLWRVGVCRFIPCCNSFCASCHLCTRSCILQDKVRPCKVTPQDTVPTEPVSFSPMGATAGQGP; this comes from the exons ATGGTGGACTTCTGCGGACAGACCGTCGGGGGAGATGGGATGATCGTCCGCTCACACGCCGACTCTCGGAAATACTACTTTGTGGCTATGGGCACCGACTGCCACGTGACCATGCGGGCGGCCACCCTGAAGGACAAGGTCCAGTTCCAGTTCCGCTTCTTCCTGGTGTACAGCCTCCTGCGGATGTCCAATGGCAGCGCCCGCGCTTCACCCTCCCTGGACACCCCGCGGCCCCCAGGAGCCCACAGTGACCCCTGTAATGCCGGTTCCTACATCCAGTTCTACGACGGCAGAGACCTCCATGCAGAGCCGTTGGGCTTCCCACTCTGTGGTAAAACGATCCCCAGGCCCGTCCTGTCCACCGGAGCCCACCTGACTCTGCGCCTGGTGACCCGCGGGCAGCAGCCCAGAGTGGACTTTGTGGGGGACTTCACCTCCTTCCGAGTAG GCTTCAACGCCTCGGAGTGCCGGTCGGAGCCGTATTTCTCCTGCCACAATGGTAAATGTGTCCCAGACAGCCTGGTGTGTGACCCGCAGGGCATCGATAACTGTGGAGACGGCAGCGATCAGGCCAGCGGCCCCCCGGCCAACTGCGTCTCCACCGACAGAAGCGGCGGCCCAG GTACCATCGGCACCAGAACTCCGGCTGAAGCCAAAAACCCTGGCACGACTTCTGTACCAGATCTGCAGTTGCTGGTGGGAAATCTCACCTGTGGGAATGAGGCCAACCAGAAGCCGCTTGTTCCAGAAGTTGTCCAACCTCACGGCTCCAGCTTAG AGCGGAGATCCTATGCCTCCTTCCACTACCTGTACATCATCCTGGGCTTCGTGGTCGGCGTCGCTCTCTTGTTCTGGTGTTGCTGGTCTCCGGGCTGGTTCCTCTGGAGAGTCGGCGTCTGCAGGTTCATTCCCTGCTGCAACTCGTTCTGCGCCTCCTGTCACCTCTGCACTCGCAGCTGCATCTTACAGGACAAGGTGCGACCCTGTAAAGTCACCCCTCAGGACACAGTCCCTACAGAGCCGGTGAGTTTCTCACCTATGGGGGCCACTGCGGGGCAGGGGCCGTGA